The Prionailurus viverrinus isolate Anna chromosome B2, UM_Priviv_1.0, whole genome shotgun sequence genome contains the following window.
tttctgtgtctgtctttctctttctctccagctcttcACAGAGGTCCTCCAGGCTCAAGGGGACCAATGATTCCACCACTGCTGagtctcccacctcctccccgggGCAGAGGCCCAATTCGGGGGGGCGTAGGCCCCAGATGTGGCCCATATGGTCGTGGTTGGTGGGGGGCCAATACTGAACCTCCTTTTCCTGGACCAGGCCATGGGGGTCCTTCCAGGGGAGGCTTTCACAAAGAGCAGAGAAATCCTCGAAGGCTCAAAAGTTGGTCTCTTATCAAAAATGCCTGCCCACCCAA
Protein-coding sequences here:
- the PRR3 gene encoding proline-rich protein 3 isoform X4, yielding MPKRKKQSQQQQPPLQQPPLPEREETGDEEDGSPIALHRGPPGSRGPMIPPLLSLPPPPRGRGPIRGGVGPRCGPYGRGWWGANTEPPFPGPGHGGPSRGGFHKEQRNPRRLKSWSLIKNACPPKDGPQVMEDKSNRPVCRHFAKKGHCRYEDLCAFYHPGVNGPPL